GCCGCCGAGGACCCCTCGCCCTCGTCGGACTCTGCCAGGGCTTCGTCCAGCTCGGTGTCCAATTCAGCATAATTTACGCGGGCCGCGCGCTTGCGCAGGGAGACGCTCCTCGCGGCGTCCGGGGGGTTGGCCTGCGGCTGGTCGGAGGGCGTCTGGTCTAGGGAGAGCGAGAGCGAGCTGTCGCTGTGGGAGACCGATCCGGTCAGGCGATTCATGCGAGTCATGCGGCCCTCGCGGGATCTGACGCCCGGCCGCGACCTGGCTCGAACCTTGGCCCAGGCCTGGCTGCCGCGATCTTCATCCGTGCCTTCGTCCTCCGGCGGTGACTCGTTGTCCTCGTCGCTCTCCGCATAGGCGCTGTACTTTTGCGTTCGCACCCTCGTTCGGGAACTGCGCCGGACTCCGTCACGCGGTTCATGGGCGCCGCCCGGCGCCTTGAACTCCTCGTCCGAGTTGTTGTCGCGGTCGGACTCGAACACGTGCCCCAGGGGGCCCTCGTAGTCCTCATCCCCGCTGTCGTGGTTGTGACGTGCACGTTGCCTGCTTCTGGAGACATGGCGCTTGTTTGTACTTGGGGGCTGGTTGGCCACTGCGTCCAGTACAGCCGCCACCGAGTCGAATTGGCTGCTAGCATGCCTCAGCGCGGGAATTCCATTTATCACGTTGCCGATCAGCCGTTGCCCTGGGAACATGTAAAAGGGCCGTTGTGCGCCGACCATCTGCGGCATGGGCATCATGGGCATCATCATTGGCGCCCCCCCGCCGGCGCCCGGCTGCCCTACCGGGGGCTGATGGTATTGGAGCATGAGCTGGGGCGGCATTGGATGAAACTGCCCGGGCGGTTGCTGGACAGCGGAATCGCCTGGAGCTGCCGCATCTGCTGCCGGGGGCTCTGCCTTCACCTGCTCAGCGCCTTCCCCTGCGGACGGGGGGGCTTGCTTTAGCAGCGGGCTCATCATGGGCACGGGGTAAAACTGCCCCTTGACCATGCGGTTGGGCGGAATTCTATAGAGCCCAAATTGCTGGATGTATGAACCGGGCTGGCCCTCTTGTTTTACTCCCCCCATCTGATCCGCCGCTTGCCCGGGCGTCTGCTCGGCCGGCTGGCCGGCCGGCTGATCCGTCGTCTGCCCAGCCATTTGAGGCGGGCGGTGCTTGAAGGGCATGTACCCTTGGGGGTAATACATGTGCGGCATTTGGTGCTGCATCATCATTTGTGGTTGGGGTGGTTGGAACTGTTGCATTTGATGTTGGAACTGGGCCTGATGTGGGAATTGCTGTGGTACCTGTTGCTGGACTTGCTGCTGGGCCTGATGTGGGACCTGTTGCTGGACCTGCTGTGGGACCTGTTGCTGGACTTGCTGTGGGACCTGTTGCTGGACCTGCTGTGGGACCTGTTGCTGGACCTGCTGTGGGACCTGCTGTGGGACCTGCTGTGGGACCTGCTGTGGGACCTGTTGCTGGACCTGCTGTGGGACCTGCCCACTCGCCATCTGCATCGCTTGAGCAACTCAAATCGCGCTGTCAAACTCAAATCGCGCTGGGGGGCCCATAAATGACAAATTGAGGGATGTCTAGTACTCCAAACGAGCGCTCGGTACTGCAAAATCCACACGATCTTGTACAGCTCGGCGCATCAGAGCGTATCTAATAGACGAAGCGATATTGTAACGATTGCTGCAATGGAATATCCGCAATACAATCTCCGCCTAGGCGCAATCCGTCAAGGATTAACAATTATGCAGTTAGGTGGATTCCGTTACAGCGCCTTACGCTCAAACATAAATCCGTTCGTAAAGTGGCGAAGTGGTAGTTTCAGGGCTAACGAACCAGTCTTAACGTGGAGCTGGCAGAGTCTGACatatgtcaaaattgaGTGTGCCTGTTGACATCCAGAAATCTCTAGATGGTGTGGTACAATGTGTGTAAAGTTGGGGCTCTTTgttgaattaatttaaaaaatgtggGTGTTACGCGTGACAGGGGACAATCAGACCAAATAAATATTCCGGCTACCCTTTGCGATTGCTGGGGCGCAGATACAATAATTGGGCGGCCCAACCACAACTCCCTCTTGGTAcatttattgcatttgcAGACTGGAACCCTAACACTGGCAACCTAATTAG
The DNA window shown above is from Babesia microti strain RI chromosome III, complete genome and carries:
- a CDS encoding hypothetical protein (overlaps_old_locusTagID:BBM_III04145); this translates as MLELGLMWELLWYLLLDLLLGLMWDLLLDLLWDLLLDLLWDLLLDLLWDLLLDLLWDLLWDLLWDLLWDLLLDLLWDLPTRHLHRLSNSNRAVKLKSRWGAHK